The Halogeometricum borinquense DSM 11551 region ACGCCAGAAGACGCAGTCGAACCCGCCTCGGAGGAGGAAGCCGACACGGGAAATCCAGCCGAATGATCCATCTCCACGACCCTGACGTGTTGTTCGAGGAAGTCGCCTTCGTGGCCTACCACTTCGGTTGGAGCCGCGACGAGGTGCTGGGGATGTCCCACTGGGAACGTCAGCGGTGGTGCGAGGAGATCAGCGACATCAACGAAGAGATGAACGCGAACGGAGACACCGCCCCAGGGCGCCAATCCCAACAGCAAGGCGCGAACTTCCTCGATACCGAGGGCGGCGGAAAGGTACTCTCGAAGTCGCTTGACGAACTACGCGACGAGTAATCGCCACGAGCAACGGACACAACCATGGCTGATAGCGCAAACACATCCAACAACAGCCCCTACGGACAGTACAACTTCGAGGTCGTGATCGACGGCGAGTCCGTCGCCGGCTTCTCGGAAGTCTCCGGAATCGCAATGCAGTTAGAGACCGTCTCGTACCAGGAAGGTGGCGTTGACGAGTACGTCCACCAACTCCCTGATCAGTTCGCACATGCGAACTTGGTCCTGCAACGAGGGTTGACGGACGACGTCACCTTCTGGGAGTGGATACAGGACGTGATGAGCGGCAACGTGACAAGAAAGAACGTGACGGTGAAAGTCCAAGAGAGTCACATGGGACCGAACACGTGGGGCTGGCAGTTCCTCGGCGCGTACCCGACTACGTGGCGTGGTCCCGACCTCATCGGTGGCCGACAAGGCGGTGTCGCCATCGAGACCATCGAACTCGCGTACAAGAAGTTCAACAAACTGTCCGGCGCGCCCAAGTAAGCCCGAAGGCGATCACTCGCTATCGGGGTTTCGTTCTACACCGACATCACGTTCGGCGATACGCGAGAATTCTGCTTCGTTGATCGACTGAATCATCACCGGCGACACTTCAACCGTAACTGACGGTTGATATGTGGCGTCGAACCGTGCCCAAAGAGAGAACACTTCGTCGAGCGGCGCATTCGTAATTGTGAGTCCGATTCGAGTATCCTGCTCGATTCCCTCAGTCTCTTCAGGTTCGAGTATGCCGACGTCGTTGAGTGTCTGGAGGACGAGCCCAAGTGCCTGTTGTTGGCCGATAGTACCGGTGACGTTGTCTTCGTCATCTCTCGGATAGGCCGTCACCAGATAGTCGATTGTAATCGGCAGCGGCGGGTCTCGTTTGGCCGACTCTCCGACCGGCGTCGTGTTCATCGATCCAACTGAACCGTCTTTCCGGACGCGATAGGGGTAGAACCCGATTCGAACAGTCGAGTTCGGGCCGATATCCGCCGGAGAAATCAGTTCGATCTCATCGGGTTCGACAGGAAGTTCCGGATAGTCGGCAGTCTCCTTGAGTAGGTCAACGAGCGCTTCGCTCACGTATCGAATTGCTTCGTAGGTCATCAATCAAGCCCCTCGAGACGTGATTCTGAAATCGTCGGTTCGGTTATCCACATACGACGCCCGTTCGTGGACCGGCGGAAAAAGGATTCCGAGGTCAGCGTCGATTCCGCCGTCGGCCGTCAGGTTCCTGTGCTGGTTCGACGAGCGCCTCGTCGTATGGCTCGAACTCCGATTTCCGGACGACGCGACCGGCATCCCGGTAATCTCGTTCGAGTACGCGAACAGCGTGTTTCATCTGGATCGACTCGTCGCCACAACTGGCGGCCTCGACGGCGATTCGTTTGGCCAACGAGGCGATTTCGCCCCCGCTGAAGTCGAACTGTGCGAGCCACTCGGCGTCGATACCGTCTGTCGGAGTCTCGTCGGGGAACGCGGCCTCCCAAATTGCCTCTCGCGTCTCTTCTTGAGGGTTCTCGAACCGAACTGTGTGGTTGATACGTCGCGTGAACGCTTCGTCAATATTGGACGCGTAGTTCGTCGTCAGGAGGATGACGCCGTCATAGGTTTCGATGCGCTGGAGGAGGTAGTTCACTTCCGCGTTGGCGTATCGGTCCGTTGCGTCCGACACCTCAGCACGGTCACCGAACACCGAATCCGCTTCGTCGAACAGAAGAATCGCGTTCGACTGCTCGGCCGCTTGGAAGATCTGTTCGAGGTTCTCCTCGGTCTCTCCGATGTACTTACTCACCACACTCGACAAGTCGATCTTGTAGATGTGCATGCCCACCTCGTTGGCGAGCGCCTCGGCGGCCATCGTCTTCCCAGTCCCGGGCTTCCCCTTGAATAGGGCGACCACGCCAGCGTTCTTCTCCTTGTCACGGAAGCCCCAGTCATCGTAGATTCGGCCTCGATTCGAGATGTGTGCCTGAAGCTGATCGAGTTTCTTATCAGTCCGCTCCCGGAGCATGACCTCCTCACGAGCGATGGTCGGTGTGATCTGCTGTGCGAGATCGGCTAACTGACTGGAAGACTGGGCTCGGCATCCTTTCCGAACGTGTTCGACGGTCAGTTCGTCGCCGCCCGCAAGCGTGTTTGCGGCCGCCAGCGCGGACTCCATCTGCCCCAAGGTCAGATCGAACGTGCTGGCCATGCGTTCCGGATCAAGGTCGTCGGGGAGGTCGTCGGCGTGCGCCTGCCAGAACTGCCGCCGCAGCGGGATGGTCG contains the following coding sequences:
- a CDS encoding DUF6760 family protein → MIHLHDPDVLFEEVAFVAYHFGWSRDEVLGMSHWERQRWCEEISDINEEMNANGDTAPGRQSQQQGANFLDTEGGGKVLSKSLDELRDE
- a CDS encoding phage tail protein, with the protein product MADSANTSNNSPYGQYNFEVVIDGESVAGFSEVSGIAMQLETVSYQEGGVDEYVHQLPDQFAHANLVLQRGLTDDVTFWEWIQDVMSGNVTRKNVTVKVQESHMGPNTWGWQFLGAYPTTWRGPDLIGGRQGGVAIETIELAYKKFNKLSGAPK
- a CDS encoding DUF4255 domain-containing protein; this translates as MTYEAIRYVSEALVDLLKETADYPELPVEPDEIELISPADIGPNSTVRIGFYPYRVRKDGSVGSMNTTPVGESAKRDPPLPITIDYLVTAYPRDDEDNVTGTIGQQQALGLVLQTLNDVGILEPEETEGIEQDTRIGLTITNAPLDEVFSLWARFDATYQPSVTVEVSPVMIQSINEAEFSRIAERDVGVERNPDSE